In Bremerella alba, one DNA window encodes the following:
- a CDS encoding CHAD domain-containing protein, translating into MNSDEPVPHAIRRIAREEIDAAIDAIDNSKIDAHQTVHQVRKRCKKIRGLIRLFRPHLQDTYEVENVWYRNAARRLSYVRDAQSLIETYDLLMDHYEEEVDRQSFGPIRRKLTLRLNKIADDEAGLQHRLTKFRARMEEGRERIPYWQLDNLEPQDLVDGLTKTYGRACEAAITVYKKPSSERFHDWRKRVKYHWYHMRIVRPVWEREATTRGKDSDVLAGLLGDDHDLAIFRETLQKEPDEFSGQETVDILCKLSKLQQQELRAQAKPLGLRLFAESPKKFSKRFGAYFKAWQTDRCDQPEEELVAA; encoded by the coding sequence ATGAATTCAGACGAACCGGTCCCCCATGCGATACGTCGAATCGCGCGAGAAGAAATTGACGCTGCGATCGACGCGATTGACAATTCCAAGATCGATGCTCACCAAACCGTTCATCAGGTTCGCAAGCGATGTAAGAAGATTCGCGGGCTGATCCGCCTCTTTCGGCCCCACCTGCAAGACACCTACGAAGTCGAAAACGTCTGGTATCGTAATGCCGCACGCCGACTTTCCTACGTTCGCGATGCCCAGTCTTTGATCGAAACTTACGATCTGCTAATGGATCATTACGAGGAAGAAGTCGATCGCCAATCGTTCGGGCCGATCCGGCGAAAACTCACGCTGCGCCTCAACAAAATTGCCGATGACGAAGCAGGACTACAACACCGGTTGACGAAATTTAGAGCCCGCATGGAAGAAGGACGCGAGCGCATCCCCTACTGGCAGCTGGATAATCTAGAACCCCAAGATCTGGTAGACGGTCTGACCAAAACTTATGGTCGTGCGTGCGAAGCTGCCATCACGGTCTATAAGAAACCATCGTCCGAACGTTTTCACGATTGGCGAAAAAGGGTCAAATATCATTGGTACCACATGCGTATCGTGCGGCCGGTATGGGAACGTGAAGCAACTACGCGCGGTAAAGACTCGGACGTTCTTGCCGGTTTGCTCGGAGACGATCACGATCTGGCCATCTTCCGTGAAACGCTGCAAAAGGAACCGGACGAGTTCTCTGGGCAGGAAACTGTTGATATCCTTTGCAAGCTATCCAAACTGCAACAGCAAGAACTGCGAGCACAGGCTAAGCCGCTCGGACTAAGGCTGTTTGCTGAGTCTCCTAAAAAGTTCAGCAAACGCTTTGGAGCATATTTCAAAGCCTGGCAAACCGATCGATGCGATCAGCCTGAAGAAGAGTTGGTGGCAGCCTAA
- a CDS encoding phosphatidate cytidylyltransferase → MDLLHASLSTILTVPLLAQQTAFLLDGATGILLGVVISCLLIATGAGQILRRQPDSSVNPAIVQAFIRRVRAWWLMTAILAVTFTIPSPVATVILFFLISFWALREFITLTPTRLGDHRTLFWVFFVLTPAQYVLVAMGQSQYELFSILIPVYGFLFIAARIAVAGDYKRFLERIAKIQAGLYICVYSLSYAPALLYLTDWTDPEYSTKSTAGLLFYFLLVAQLSDLLHFVCSRLLGKNVIAPNINASRTWEGFFAGTGVTAVVGAMLSLTGATPFNPWQSAVMSIVIAVMGAAGSMAMSAIKRDRGVQDYGTLVEGHAGVLDRIDAICFAAPVFFHLTRYYFTTAGG, encoded by the coding sequence ATGGACTTGCTGCACGCTTCCCTTAGTACGATCCTCACGGTACCGTTGTTGGCTCAACAAACGGCGTTTTTGCTGGATGGTGCGACCGGTATTTTGCTAGGGGTTGTGATCAGTTGCTTGTTGATCGCGACCGGAGCTGGGCAGATCTTGCGACGTCAGCCCGACTCGAGCGTGAACCCGGCCATCGTTCAGGCGTTCATTCGCCGCGTGCGTGCCTGGTGGCTGATGACCGCGATCCTGGCCGTTACCTTTACGATTCCTTCGCCGGTTGCCACGGTGATCTTGTTTTTTCTGATCTCGTTCTGGGCGCTGCGCGAGTTTATCACGCTTACACCGACGCGACTTGGCGACCACCGTACGCTGTTCTGGGTGTTCTTCGTGTTGACGCCAGCCCAGTACGTGTTGGTAGCGATGGGGCAATCGCAGTACGAACTGTTTAGCATTTTGATCCCGGTTTATGGCTTCCTATTCATCGCCGCACGTATCGCGGTCGCTGGTGACTACAAACGCTTTCTGGAACGCATCGCTAAGATCCAGGCCGGACTTTATATTTGCGTCTACTCGCTCAGCTATGCTCCGGCACTGCTCTATCTGACCGACTGGACCGATCCAGAATATTCGACTAAAAGTACTGCCGGCCTCTTGTTCTACTTCCTGTTGGTCGCCCAACTGAGCGATCTGTTGCACTTTGTTTGCAGTCGTTTGCTGGGGAAAAACGTGATCGCCCCGAACATCAACGCCAGCCGAACCTGGGAAGGGTTTTTCGCCGGTACGGGTGTCACAGCGGTTGTGGGGGCGATGCTTAGCCTGACCGGAGCAACGCCGTTTAATCCTTGGCAGAGTGCCGTCATGTCGATTGTGATTGCCGTGATGGGAGCCGCCGGCAGCATGGCGATGAGTGCTATCAAGCGTGACCGTGGCGTGCAAGATTACGGCACCTTGGTAGAAGGTCACGCTGGCGTTTTAGATCGTATCGATGCGATTTGCTTCGCCGCGCCTGTTTTTTTTCACTTGACGCGGTACTATTTTACGACGGCCGGTGGCTAG
- a CDS encoding lysophospholipid acyltransferase family protein — MKFNFTGPFLAGLAKVVAGSSVRWVDCHPDTCQRIYFANHTSHIDAVIIWASLPKHCRELTKPVAAKDYWDRGWFRRYLARSLNALLIDRENIKVHRSPVESMLKEIGDKYSAIIFPEGSRNDGTTLRDFKSGLFYLAKKRPDLELVPVYVDNMTRILPKGEYLPVPLLSRVIFGPPIWLENGEPKTDFLVRAREAVSRLRDV; from the coding sequence GTGAAATTCAACTTCACGGGTCCGTTCTTGGCTGGTCTGGCGAAAGTGGTCGCCGGAAGCAGTGTTCGCTGGGTGGATTGTCATCCCGACACGTGCCAACGGATCTACTTTGCCAACCATACTAGCCATATCGACGCGGTAATCATCTGGGCATCGCTTCCCAAGCATTGTCGCGAACTGACCAAACCGGTCGCGGCGAAGGACTACTGGGACCGTGGCTGGTTCCGCCGATACCTGGCCCGTTCGTTGAATGCGTTGCTGATCGATCGTGAGAACATCAAAGTCCACCGCAGCCCGGTGGAATCGATGCTCAAAGAGATCGGTGATAAGTATTCGGCGATCATTTTCCCGGAAGGAAGCCGCAACGACGGAACGACCCTCCGCGATTTTAAAAGTGGCCTTTTTTACTTGGCGAAGAAGCGACCAGACCTGGAATTGGTACCGGTCTATGTCGACAATATGACACGCATCTTGCCCAAGGGAGAATACTTACCGGTTCCGCTGCTGAGCCGTGTGATCTTCGGGCCGCCTATATGGCTAGAGAATGGCGAACCGAAGACCGACTTTCTCGTCCGCGCTCGGGAAGCGGTTTCCCGATTGCGAGACGTTTGA
- a CDS encoding glycosyltransferase, with translation MMRRRKNLPLDDRGPLRVMYLVTSMPVGGAETLLVNLIRRMDRHRFAPELCCMKELGPLGEEMQKEVPTFHNMLSSKYDLRVVPRLTELFSMREIDAVVTVGAGDKMFWGRLCAWLAGVPVVASAIHSTGWPDSINWLNRRLTSMTDRFIGVAAPHGKHLVEVEGFPQQKVTVIPNGIDTDRFVANGQTREQIRREWGVSEETAVCGIVAALRPEKDHALFLKAAARVVRQAPQSHFVIVGDGPQRPEIEALRDELCLQDHVTMTGSRSDIPELLSAMDCFALTSKNEASPVSILEAMSTQLPVVAPRVGSIPDAVDDGVNGLLVQASNLDETANAMVTLMQDADKRAEMGKAAREKVLRYGSLDAMVSGYQDLISGVYRQKVHAAQYAARQPGSSSVLVPQTTDVKAS, from the coding sequence ATGATGCGACGACGAAAAAACCTTCCGCTCGATGACCGCGGCCCTTTGCGTGTGATGTACCTGGTGACCAGCATGCCGGTCGGTGGCGCCGAAACCCTTTTGGTAAATCTGATTCGACGGATGGACCGTCATCGATTCGCGCCGGAACTGTGCTGCATGAAAGAGCTGGGACCGCTGGGGGAAGAGATGCAGAAGGAAGTTCCCACGTTCCATAACATGCTCAGCAGCAAGTACGACTTGCGAGTCGTTCCGCGGTTGACCGAACTGTTTTCGATGCGTGAGATCGACGCGGTCGTGACGGTAGGTGCCGGCGACAAGATGTTTTGGGGACGATTGTGTGCCTGGCTGGCTGGCGTGCCGGTCGTGGCTTCCGCGATTCATTCGACCGGTTGGCCTGACTCGATCAACTGGCTCAACCGCCGGCTGACCTCGATGACTGATCGATTCATAGGCGTGGCAGCTCCGCACGGCAAGCATTTGGTCGAAGTGGAAGGCTTCCCGCAACAAAAGGTCACGGTCATTCCCAACGGAATCGACACAGACCGCTTTGTCGCCAATGGCCAGACCCGCGAGCAAATTCGCCGCGAATGGGGCGTCTCGGAAGAGACAGCCGTGTGCGGGATCGTAGCGGCCCTACGACCAGAAAAAGACCATGCGTTGTTTTTGAAAGCAGCGGCCCGCGTCGTCCGGCAGGCTCCTCAATCGCACTTCGTGATTGTGGGAGATGGACCCCAGCGGCCCGAGATCGAAGCGCTGCGGGACGAGCTTTGTTTACAAGACCACGTCACGATGACCGGCAGCCGCAGCGATATTCCCGAGCTGCTTTCCGCCATGGATTGCTTCGCGCTTACTTCCAAAAACGAAGCCAGCCCGGTCTCGATCCTCGAAGCAATGTCGACCCAGCTTCCCGTTGTCGCCCCCCGTGTGGGGAGCATCCCCGATGCTGTCGACGACGGTGTGAATGGATTGCTGGTACAGGCCAGCAATCTGGATGAGACGGCCAACGCGATGGTCACGCTGATGCAAGATGCCGATAAGCGTGCCGAAATGGGCAAGGCGGCCCGAGAAAAGGTACTTCGCTACGGCTCGCTCGATGCCATGGTCTCAGGCTATCAGGACCTGATCAGTGGCGTCTATCGCCAAAAGGTACACGCGGCCCAGTATGCGGCTCGACAGCCAGGTTCTAGCTCAGTACTCGTTCCCCAGACGACCGATGTTAAAGCATCGTAA
- a CDS encoding lipopolysaccharide biosynthesis protein produces the protein MSASPTVDSAAEIPSTPTYQTTSLAESMMLLAMLTVFQRGIGFIRGVLFCRWLPAEQLGLWDLVFGFLMLAGPLVVLGIPGSFGRYVEHYRQKGELRTFLYRTTIATVGLAAIGCGLLWIFHEQAAVVLFKDASLAPIIPVVAITLIAVVGFNYFVELFIAMRQMRMVSALQFINSVLFAVIGLGLLLWYDTSAESVILSYGIACSVTVVMGSIVLTRDWKQMPLCDHVPMQSEFWKKLLPFAAWLWAINLLSNLFEVVDRYMIVHFSGLTAEESISLVGDYHSSRVVPWLMVAVANLFGGILLPHLSADWERGERSNVSQQLNLLLKASSMVMMAGAIVIGLTAPFLFEYVFEGKYGGGLAVLPWTLTYCVWYSLVGCAMLYFCCAEKTHVGAIVFGIGLAANVGLNALLLPMWGLTGAVIATALANAIAIVLALWLAHRYGMEIQKSTLLLAAAPFLLGLGWPAALAVWIVLLWQTCASNWVFDANEKQTLQDGVAVLTSKFRSRT, from the coding sequence ATGAGTGCTTCCCCGACGGTTGATAGCGCGGCTGAAATTCCATCTACGCCGACCTACCAAACCACATCGCTGGCAGAGAGCATGATGCTGCTGGCCATGCTGACCGTGTTTCAGCGGGGCATCGGTTTCATCCGTGGTGTGCTGTTCTGTCGTTGGCTGCCGGCGGAACAGCTAGGGCTGTGGGACTTGGTGTTTGGCTTTTTGATGCTGGCTGGGCCACTGGTCGTTTTGGGGATACCCGGCTCTTTTGGCCGTTACGTTGAACATTACCGACAAAAAGGGGAGTTACGCACGTTCCTCTATCGAACAACGATCGCAACGGTTGGCTTGGCGGCCATCGGTTGTGGTCTGCTGTGGATCTTTCATGAGCAAGCGGCGGTCGTGCTGTTCAAAGATGCCAGTCTTGCTCCGATCATTCCTGTAGTGGCCATCACACTGATCGCGGTTGTGGGGTTCAATTACTTTGTCGAACTGTTCATTGCCATGCGGCAAATGCGTATGGTTTCGGCGCTACAGTTCATCAATAGTGTGCTGTTTGCCGTCATCGGTTTAGGGCTTTTGCTGTGGTATGACACGTCCGCAGAGAGCGTCATCCTTTCCTACGGTATCGCCTGCAGCGTGACCGTGGTGATGGGGAGCATCGTGCTGACGCGAGACTGGAAGCAGATGCCGCTGTGCGATCACGTGCCGATGCAGTCGGAGTTTTGGAAGAAGCTGCTTCCCTTTGCCGCGTGGCTGTGGGCGATTAACCTGCTCTCGAATTTATTTGAAGTGGTCGATCGCTACATGATCGTGCACTTCAGCGGTCTGACGGCGGAAGAAAGTATTTCCCTCGTCGGCGACTATCACAGTAGCCGCGTGGTGCCGTGGCTGATGGTTGCTGTCGCGAACCTGTTTGGCGGGATTTTGCTGCCTCACCTTTCGGCCGATTGGGAACGTGGCGAACGGTCGAACGTTTCGCAGCAACTCAATCTGCTGTTGAAGGCCAGCTCGATGGTGATGATGGCCGGTGCCATTGTGATTGGGCTGACCGCTCCGTTCCTGTTCGAGTACGTCTTCGAAGGCAAGTACGGCGGCGGTCTTGCCGTGCTGCCGTGGACGCTGACTTACTGCGTGTGGTACAGCCTGGTCGGTTGCGCGATGCTTTATTTCTGCTGTGCCGAAAAAACGCATGTCGGGGCCATCGTGTTTGGTATTGGCTTGGCCGCGAACGTGGGGCTGAATGCCTTGCTGCTGCCGATGTGGGGACTTACCGGGGCAGTGATCGCCACGGCGCTGGCAAACGCCATTGCGATCGTTCTGGCATTGTGGCTTGCCCATCGTTATGGCATGGAAATTCAAAAATCAACGCTTCTACTCGCCGCCGCTCCCTTTCTGTTGGGGCTTGGGTGGCCGGCAGCGCTTGCCGTTTGGATCGTCCTGCTGTGGCAGACCTGCGCCAGCAACTGGGTATTTGACGCCAATGAAAAACAAACGCTTCAAGATGGTGTGGCCGTGCTGACTAGCAAATTTCGGTCACGAACCTAA
- a CDS encoding polysaccharide deacetylase family protein — MQRFNEHLIDGYYAATWPWRARFRKVRARVGLAPVMVLFYHRVADQNLSDWTITNDGFRRHLDWLQANLEVVSLAEAQRRIALRYNPRPCVAITFDDGYGDNSEQAIGELIQRQMPATYFVTLENVLTGKPFPHDAELGIDARPNTVEELHAMAASGVIEIGGHSRTHPDVGKIRDVEKLHDEVITATHELASLIDQPIRYFAFPFGQHANLNDAAINMLRSNGILGFCSAYGGYNFPGDDPYHIQRIHGDRELSRIRNWLTIDPRKLSGIQRYQPCYANAEGDA; from the coding sequence ATGCAGCGATTTAACGAACATCTGATCGACGGTTATTATGCCGCAACCTGGCCTTGGCGAGCCCGGTTTCGAAAAGTCCGCGCGCGGGTCGGACTTGCGCCGGTGATGGTACTTTTCTACCATCGCGTGGCCGATCAGAATCTGAGTGACTGGACGATCACCAACGACGGGTTTCGTCGTCATCTCGATTGGCTGCAAGCAAACTTGGAAGTAGTGAGCCTGGCCGAGGCTCAACGCCGCATCGCTTTGCGATACAATCCCAGGCCATGCGTGGCGATTACCTTCGACGATGGCTACGGCGACAACAGCGAACAGGCCATCGGCGAGTTGATTCAGCGGCAGATGCCGGCCACGTACTTCGTAACGCTTGAAAACGTGCTGACCGGTAAACCATTTCCGCATGACGCGGAGTTGGGAATCGATGCCCGGCCAAACACAGTCGAAGAACTGCACGCGATGGCAGCAAGTGGCGTGATCGAGATCGGCGGACATTCGCGAACCCATCCCGACGTGGGAAAGATACGCGACGTTGAAAAATTGCATGACGAAGTGATTACAGCGACCCATGAACTGGCATCGCTGATCGATCAGCCGATTCGCTACTTTGCGTTTCCCTTTGGCCAGCATGCCAATCTGAACGACGCAGCGATCAACATGCTCCGCAGCAATGGCATCCTGGGGTTTTGTTCCGCGTACGGTGGCTACAATTTCCCAGGCGACGATCCTTATCATATTCAACGCATACACGGCGATCGCGAGCTTTCGCGAATTCGTAATTGGCTGACGATCGATCCCCGTAAGCTATCCGGCATTCAACGTTATCAACCGTGCTATGCCAATGCAGAGGGGGACGCATGA
- a CDS encoding GNAT family N-acetyltransferase, translated as MKVNLVPLISMRVERFSDPQSVVSLRSAWNALAGNVPFRSYDWMMSWWQHYGDGHQLFVVGVFDDDELIGLAPWYKAAGKTGGRTLRFLGDGEVCSDYLDVLIHPDDANRVAPFLVDWLQEALTTSNAWDAMEWDNLEKGTSISNELAQRLMHCQAMVQRLPGLNCWRLELPETWYDFEMQQSKSHRKQIRRQISRVLDTDRCQLHVCNSVVGLDAAMPILIDLHMRRRKSLDQPGCFADDRFTKFLYDAATQMMADGKCEILWLDLDGVPVAAEIHFPSEDIAYAYQAGIDPDRLSDEPGSLMQIAVIRRAIEQEKSFVDFMRGDEPYKAHWRAESRACETIRVVPNTTFGLIRQGIWTTKTQVKSWLKASLGKSE; from the coding sequence GTGAAAGTTAACTTAGTCCCCCTGATTTCTATGCGTGTCGAACGGTTTTCAGATCCTCAATCGGTCGTTTCCTTGCGGTCTGCCTGGAATGCGTTGGCTGGCAATGTTCCATTCCGCAGTTACGACTGGATGATGTCGTGGTGGCAACATTATGGCGATGGCCATCAATTGTTTGTCGTCGGTGTATTTGATGATGACGAACTCATAGGCCTGGCTCCTTGGTATAAAGCCGCCGGGAAAACGGGCGGTCGAACGCTTCGCTTTCTAGGCGATGGGGAAGTATGCAGCGACTACCTCGATGTTCTGATTCATCCAGATGACGCGAATCGTGTGGCACCCTTCTTGGTCGATTGGTTGCAAGAAGCGTTAACCACCTCGAATGCCTGGGATGCGATGGAATGGGATAACCTGGAAAAGGGGACATCCATTTCAAACGAACTGGCCCAGCGGTTGATGCACTGTCAGGCCATGGTGCAACGTTTACCAGGGCTCAATTGCTGGCGTCTGGAACTGCCGGAAACATGGTATGACTTCGAGATGCAGCAGTCGAAGTCGCATCGCAAGCAGATCCGCCGACAGATTAGCCGCGTACTCGATACCGACCGCTGCCAGCTACACGTTTGCAACAGCGTTGTGGGCCTGGACGCCGCTATGCCGATACTGATTGACCTGCACATGCGAAGACGTAAGTCGCTCGATCAGCCAGGTTGTTTTGCGGACGACCGCTTCACCAAGTTTTTATACGACGCGGCCACCCAGATGATGGCCGACGGCAAGTGCGAGATCCTCTGGCTCGATCTGGATGGCGTCCCGGTCGCCGCCGAGATTCACTTTCCCAGCGAAGACATTGCGTACGCCTACCAGGCAGGTATCGATCCAGACCGCCTCAGTGACGAGCCAGGCAGCCTGATGCAGATCGCCGTCATTCGTCGTGCGATCGAGCAAGAGAAATCGTTTGTCGATTTCATGCGCGGCGACGAACCCTATAAAGCCCACTGGCGAGCCGAATCACGCGCCTGCGAGACGATCCGCGTCGTGCCCAACACAACCTTCGGGTTGATCCGGCAAGGGATTTGGACGACGAAAACTCAGGTCAAAAGCTGGCTCAAAGCTTCGCTCGGAAAGAGCGAATAA
- a CDS encoding GumC family protein: MFNPADILFALVQYRLRWIIPTILVAAAALAYAVVKPNSWEATQSIVLRDEAVSSLGRPGQFTGVEDMKHAQETVLQLTRSREVIQVALQELGAPANRWSTANWPSKDDIAAARKSISVHSPGGTEFGTTEMLYITVEADTPERANRLNQLICAQLDQQLGEMRNSRALSLVEELNYRQQQADQALSSVTDRLSELESEVGTDLAELRILNEVGSGNGNLREQLLQIKNELRTALANQQSSQRLLEILEAAQQNTSELIATPNQLLESQPSLRRLKEGLIDAQLRSAQLQGIRTESHPGVVAARHAEEEIRGHLHQEIAIAIRSLNAEQSVNNSRIAQLQTMLDDVSERMTKLASLRAGYNNLVAEVREKNNKLTQIRTDLADARSSVEAATTTTLVTKVSIPEVSDYPVGPSRKAIVGAGVFGGVALGLGILFLTVPLTPAPSAQPAASASSSSNDTGAMQHPAPGTGHGLSLKEALFHLAHRNPSTN; encoded by the coding sequence ATGTTCAATCCAGCAGACATCCTCTTCGCACTTGTTCAGTATCGTTTACGCTGGATCATTCCCACGATATTAGTGGCCGCCGCCGCGCTGGCATACGCCGTCGTCAAGCCGAACTCTTGGGAAGCGACCCAGAGCATCGTTTTGCGGGACGAAGCCGTCAGCAGCCTCGGACGACCAGGGCAATTCACCGGCGTCGAAGACATGAAGCACGCCCAAGAAACGGTGCTCCAACTAACCCGTTCCCGCGAAGTGATTCAGGTAGCGCTACAGGAACTTGGGGCACCGGCCAACCGTTGGTCGACCGCCAACTGGCCGAGCAAAGACGACATCGCTGCAGCCCGCAAGTCGATCAGCGTCCATTCCCCCGGCGGTACCGAATTCGGCACGACCGAAATGCTATACATCACCGTCGAAGCCGACACGCCCGAGCGTGCCAATAGGCTGAACCAGCTAATCTGCGCCCAACTCGACCAGCAATTGGGCGAGATGCGAAACAGCCGCGCCCTCAGCCTGGTGGAAGAACTCAACTATCGTCAGCAACAAGCCGACCAAGCCTTGTCCAGCGTGACCGATCGGCTTTCCGAATTGGAATCTGAAGTCGGGACCGACCTGGCAGAACTCCGCATCCTCAATGAAGTGGGCTCTGGCAACGGCAACCTTCGCGAGCAGCTGCTGCAGATCAAGAACGAACTCCGCACAGCTTTAGCCAATCAGCAAAGCTCGCAACGTTTGCTGGAAATCTTGGAAGCCGCCCAGCAGAACACAAGTGAATTGATTGCCACGCCCAACCAACTTCTGGAATCCCAACCTTCGCTGCGTCGACTGAAAGAAGGACTGATCGATGCCCAGCTGCGTTCGGCTCAATTGCAAGGAATTCGCACCGAGAGCCATCCCGGTGTTGTCGCGGCTCGACATGCCGAAGAAGAAATTCGTGGTCACCTGCACCAGGAAATCGCCATTGCCATTCGCAGCCTCAACGCCGAGCAAAGCGTGAACAACAGCCGTATCGCTCAGCTGCAAACCATGCTCGACGATGTCAGCGAGCGCATGACCAAGCTGGCTTCCTTGCGAGCTGGGTACAACAACCTGGTGGCCGAAGTTCGCGAAAAGAACAACAAGCTGACCCAAATTCGCACCGACCTGGCCGATGCTCGTTCTTCCGTCGAAGCGGCGACCACGACCACTCTGGTCACGAAAGTGAGCATCCCGGAAGTCAGTGACTATCCGGTGGGGCCTTCCCGCAAGGCGATTGTCGGAGCAGGCGTTTTCGGTGGGGTGGCCTTGGGGCTGGGGATTCTCTTTCTGACGGTCCCACTGACGCCTGCACCATCGGCACAACCGGCAGCATCGGCAAGCTCATCGAGCAATGATACCGGTGCCATGCAGCATCCGGCTCCTGGAACTGGGCATGGCCTATCTTTGAAGGAAGCTTTATTCCATCTCGCACACCGCAATCCTTCAACCAATTGA
- a CDS encoding O-antigen ligase family protein: MTAIVAIFVLVGLVWGTILATRGNLLLACVGLLVATAVAGVYFLQFDLGGITLSIDRLAIVGLAAAFVLQWKMGKVELRPWMMLDTVIAIFFGVLFLNTFTHDYRNIEPGQVPPVQHLINGYLIPLSVYIVARNLKYDEKQIDWFLMAMTAFGVYLAVIGIMEGLGLYGFVFPRYIADPKIGLHFGRARGPMVQSVSYGVYLCGCLLTTCLLWTRASKQWKWFIFSLIPLFLAAIFFTKTRTVWAGCGLSLMAGIFLTMQGKTRTVLLTGMVACGLLAVVAKSDAIMGLQREGSVQDTRRSVSMRASFTYVSWEMFLDRPILGHGFSQFKKAKLPYLADRNVDLVLESIRDYDHHNTFLSVLCDLGLLGFIPFLTMYGMWLRNGWRQARSNSPDWAKAVGTLGVGVVLIAFCQMIGHEITFMPYDHLLIFLVAGMNAALAYDFGLVKRTQPTTPSTAWQHHAAARG; this comes from the coding sequence ATGACCGCCATCGTTGCCATTTTTGTTCTCGTCGGACTGGTATGGGGAACCATCCTGGCCACGCGTGGTAACTTGCTCCTGGCCTGCGTGGGTCTCCTCGTTGCGACAGCGGTAGCCGGTGTCTACTTCCTGCAATTCGATCTGGGGGGCATTACTCTCTCGATCGACCGCCTGGCGATTGTTGGTCTGGCGGCTGCGTTTGTTTTGCAGTGGAAAATGGGGAAGGTCGAGCTGCGTCCCTGGATGATGCTCGATACGGTTATCGCCATCTTCTTTGGCGTGCTGTTTCTTAACACGTTTACCCACGACTACCGCAACATCGAGCCCGGCCAGGTTCCGCCGGTTCAGCATTTAATCAATGGTTACCTGATTCCCCTGTCGGTTTATATCGTCGCGCGAAACTTAAAGTACGACGAAAAGCAGATCGACTGGTTCCTGATGGCAATGACCGCGTTTGGCGTTTACTTGGCGGTGATTGGCATCATGGAAGGACTAGGGCTTTATGGCTTCGTCTTCCCACGCTACATCGCCGATCCCAAGATTGGCCTGCACTTCGGTCGCGCTCGCGGACCGATGGTTCAATCGGTGAGCTACGGCGTATACCTTTGCGGATGCCTGTTGACGACTTGCCTGCTCTGGACGCGGGCCTCCAAACAATGGAAGTGGTTCATCTTCAGTTTGATTCCGCTGTTCCTGGCGGCGATCTTTTTCACGAAAACACGCACTGTCTGGGCTGGCTGCGGCTTGAGCCTGATGGCTGGCATCTTCCTGACCATGCAAGGCAAAACACGGACTGTCCTGCTTACCGGCATGGTGGCCTGCGGCCTGCTGGCTGTGGTTGCCAAGTCGGACGCGATCATGGGATTGCAGCGAGAAGGCTCGGTTCAAGACACGCGTCGTTCGGTCAGCATGCGGGCCAGCTTTACTTACGTCTCGTGGGAGATGTTCCTCGATCGACCGATCTTGGGGCATGGCTTCAGTCAATTTAAGAAGGCCAAACTGCCGTACCTGGCCGATCGCAACGTCGACCTGGTTCTTGAATCGATTCGCGACTACGACCATCACAACACATTCCTCAGCGTGCTATGCGACTTAGGCCTCTTGGGCTTTATTCCGTTTTTGACCATGTACGGAATGTGGCTTCGAAACGGCTGGCGACAGGCCCGCAGCAATTCGCCGGACTGGGCAAAAGCGGTGGGCACGCTGGGCGTCGGCGTGGTCTTGATCGCGTTCTGCCAGATGATTGGCCACGAAATCACCTTCATGCCGTACGACCACCTATTGATTTTCTTGGTCGCCGGAATGAACGCCGCTTTGGCTTACGACTTTGGCTTGGTTAAGCGTACCCAACCAACCACCCCATCCACTGCCTGGCAGCACCACGCTGCCGCGCGAGGTTAA